TGTCCGGACCGTCGGCGTCGCGTTGTTCGGTGCTCATTGTTTCGTTCTCGTGGTGCCAGCCGCCGGATCGCTAGCGATCACCGGTTGGCCGTCGGTCCCCTTTGTTACGTCTCGGTTATCCGTATCGTCGCCAGCCGCGCTCGGATGGGCGCGAGCGTACGACCCTCGAACGGACCCCTCGGGCGGAGGCGGACCAGGATAGCGTTTTCCGACCCGTGCCGCCCGCTATCGTCGGTGAACGGACGGTTATGAGAGCGTTAACGTGTACCGAGGCGGCGCGCGAGGCCCACCGGGTGACCGGGGCGGGAGGACCGTCGGGCAGGTCGACGCCGGTTTCGTTCACTCGGGACGGAGTAGTACGAACTGATCATAATACTACAACACAGAATGTCACGACAGCAACAAACTTATTACAGTGTCTTTCCGGTTGGGGCATATGTCCGACGTGAGCACCGATGTCGTCGAAGCGATCTCGGCCGAACTGGCGATCGATCCCCTCCGTCTTCCACCGCTCTACGAGTCGATCGATCCGGACGCGATCGACTCGCTCGCTCGGGACGGGGTCTTCATCGAGTTCACCCACGCCGGGTGCGACGTTCGGATCGTCGACGGGATCGTCTCGGCCACCGCACGGATCCCCGAACGCGGCGAACGCGAGCCGTCGCTGTCCGACTGCTGACTGTGCGGGGCCACTGGCCCGAGCGGCGGCACCGTGAGCACAGGCGACCGTCTATCCGAACGTGTCAGACGGTATGAAGGCGTGTTCCTCAGTTCGGGGCAACGAGTCGTCCGGCGGGAACGGACGGCAGAATCACGCGCGATAGTGACTGCTACATTACATTATTGATCCCATGAATAGTTTCGTTTCGTGTAAATGGTACCATACGGTAGCGTAACTCACCGAATAACTCCCTCTCGCGGTCCGTCTCACCGCTCTCCTCGTTCGACGCCCGATCGTCTCGACGGCCTCGCCCGTCC
The Halomarina pelagica DNA segment above includes these coding regions:
- a CDS encoding HalOD1 output domain-containing protein, with protein sequence MSDVSTDVVEAISAELAIDPLRLPPLYESIDPDAIDSLARDGVFIEFTHAGCDVRIVDGIVSATARIPERGEREPSLSDC